Proteins encoded together in one Bacteroidales bacterium window:
- a CDS encoding LytTR family DNA-binding domain-containing protein: MGYQREFLALIVEDDPLSALKLKDLITDHFPHIRVIGIAQSLQEAKTLLKCITIDLLFLDIELPDGNGFDLLSPMPEVHFEVIVTTAHSKYALEAIRNSALDFLVKPVTQDDLAHALERFTKKYEDSKPSLQEETQPDAWCRKLPLPTQEGFVFINFEDIVHAEAYRAYSIFSFINRAKVTVSKPLGDFEERLLNRNFFRVHKSYIINLDQVLEYIRGKGGYVVMTGQEIVPVSRNRKEDFLKAIGSL; encoded by the coding sequence CACTCAGCGCATTGAAGTTAAAGGATCTGATCACCGATCATTTTCCGCATATCCGGGTCATCGGCATTGCCCAATCGCTCCAGGAAGCAAAGACGTTGCTTAAATGTATTACCATCGACCTGCTCTTCCTCGACATAGAGCTGCCCGACGGCAATGGCTTTGACCTGCTGTCACCCATGCCGGAAGTTCATTTTGAGGTGATCGTCACCACAGCCCACAGCAAGTATGCACTGGAGGCCATCCGTAACAGTGCTCTGGATTTTCTGGTCAAGCCCGTGACGCAGGACGACCTTGCCCACGCCCTGGAAAGGTTCACGAAAAAATATGAAGACTCCAAACCATCCCTGCAGGAGGAAACTCAGCCAGATGCCTGGTGCCGTAAATTACCCCTGCCCACCCAGGAAGGTTTCGTTTTTATCAATTTTGAAGACATTGTGCATGCAGAGGCCTACCGGGCCTACTCCATCTTTTCCTTCATCAACCGTGCAAAGGTCACGGTCTCAAAACCACTGGGGGATTTCGAGGAACGACTGCTCAACCGGAATTTCTTCCGCGTCCACAAATCCTATATCATTAACCTTGACCAGGTCCTGGAATATATCCGCGGAAAAGGAGGCTATGTTGTGATGACCGGCCAGGAAATTGTTCCGGTGTCGCGAAACCGGAAAGAGGATTTCCTGAAGGCGATCGGGTCTCTTTAA